In the Mytilus galloprovincialis chromosome 10, xbMytGall1.hap1.1, whole genome shotgun sequence genome, one interval contains:
- the LOC143048333 gene encoding uncharacterized protein LOC143048333: MIRTSKNIKTGDKRIHSDMEGDNVPPNSNTNDCNVDVFSSDLQLSFRYEEDPRSLFIIGYHRFLGRNVHHKEFMRKHYLNPDEDYLAKESCLQFALAEWENMINTEVINDVQAVDVFQMNQELEKPFLHSAFNEYLLKEDKKFEGSELLEHVKEKKKLLQETCQKIYTKIKLFSDQLLSVVSHKKSASERMMQDLFLSFVKIFDLTIFDTTYSPNLGFYFHNGRNVIQSEPDALILSNKLTPEMEIESKVIAVVKVRQNYSNDRRNEPPDKKLKVRSVARDKMTGNIAAEHIDPLLKGQHIGDMLAVAESSSVFGQNGVFGFIVQGTKVTLVSLETKKEYFEYIKTKDQKLFEAEVTYSKECNFLSKNGRKELIPILLGMEKLVKL, encoded by the exons ATGATCCGAACATCCAAGAATATAAAAACAGGAGACAAAAGAATCCATTCCGATATGGAAGGTGATAATGTTCCTCCTAATAGTAATACAAATGATTGTAATGTGGATGTTTTCAGCAGTGATTTACAATTAAGTTTCAGATATGAGGAAGACCCGAGATCGTTGTTTATTATAGGATATCATAGATTTCTTGGTAGGAATGTTCATCACAAAGAGTTCATGAGAAAACATTACTTAAATCCAGATGAAGATTATTTAGCAAAGGAGAGTTGTCTTCAGTTTGCATTGGCTGAATGggaaaacatgataaacactgAAGTCATCAATGATGTTCAGGCGGTAGATGTGTTTCAAATGAATCAAGAATTAGAAAAACCCTTCTTACACTCTGCTTTTAATGAatatttattgaaagaagataaaaAGTTTGAAGGCTCAGAACTTTTAGAACATGtaaaagagaagaaaaaactTCTGCAAGAAACATGTCAAAA AATATATACAAAGATTAAATTGTTTTCAGATCAATTATTAAGTGTAGTCAGTCATAAGAAAAGTGCTTCTGAGAGAATGATGCAGGATTTATTCCTGTCCTTTGTAAAGATATTTGATCTAACAATTtt TGATACAACATATTCGCCAAACCTTGGCTTTTATTTTCATAATGGAAGAAATGTAATACAATCAGAGCCAGATGCGTTAATTTTAAGCAATAAACTAACGCCTGAGATGGAAATAGAATCCAAAGTTATAGCTGTAGTGAAG GTAAGACAAAACTACAGTAACGACAGAAGAAATGAACCACCAGATAAGAAATTGAAGGTCAGATCTGTTGCTAGGGATAAAATGACTGGAAATATTGCTGCTGAACACATAGATCCTTTATTAAAAGGTCAACATATTGGTGATATGTTAGCAGTTGCTGAATCCTCATCTGTTTTTGGACAAAATGGAGTTTTTGGATTCATTGTTCAAGGAACAAAG GTTACCTTAGTATCTCTAGAAACTAAAAAGGAATACTTTGAATATATAAAGACAAAAGATCAAAAATTGTTTGAAGCAGAAGTCACTTACAGTAAAGAATGTAACTTTTTATCGAAGAATGGGCGAAAAGAGTTAATTCCAATACTTTTGGGAATGGAAAAGTTAGTGAAACTCTGA